The Halanaerobium praevalens DSM 2228 genome contains a region encoding:
- a CDS encoding M16 family metallopeptidase, whose translation MKKLNEIIIYTLLIVFATTISIFASPQNFSTQFFEELAKTVNEKPEIEIPAYETLELANGMKFYLAQDKSLPLIEIRGYINGGKINENRDQAGITALMTEIMLLETQNYSEKELSFFKEANALSLDLAAGFDRISINANALSSESKELISLLAEVLEKPKFKGKHFKRTVKEYQQLYQQRFHNDSALLNMYFYKNIYGEHPYAYNYNYNLILDFLSRVQATDLADFYNQIVKPESTIIVINGDFNLREVKKQLKIEFANWEKQNKNQKLNKELVNVRPEIHNKIILVNKEDSTQAKLKMGYNFYTTNYAKKIPFMLGNKIFGGGSFNSRLMENLRSDKGYVYGINAQTRYHDYGGAYTINLSLNPAKTLLGMEAVKNELEKIKKGKDPFTQKELFENINLYNATFPKAYKEQIDILDQLVYQKEFYNKTDNYLNNYIEQYNGLQVKEVKKIFRENIYPEILFTVIVGPKAEILPQFEAAGLEVEVIDN comes from the coding sequence GTGAAAAAATTAAATGAAATTATAATTTATACTTTACTTATAGTTTTTGCTACAACTATAAGTATTTTTGCTAGTCCACAAAATTTCAGTACTCAATTTTTTGAAGAATTAGCTAAAACAGTTAATGAAAAACCTGAAATTGAGATTCCAGCTTATGAAACTTTAGAATTAGCTAATGGAATGAAATTTTATTTAGCTCAAGATAAAAGTTTACCTCTTATAGAAATTAGAGGTTATATTAATGGTGGAAAAATAAATGAAAACCGTGATCAAGCTGGAATTACAGCTTTGATGACTGAAATTATGCTCCTAGAAACACAAAATTATAGTGAAAAAGAACTTTCATTTTTTAAAGAAGCAAATGCTTTATCATTAGATTTGGCTGCTGGTTTTGACAGGATTTCAATTAATGCTAATGCTTTGAGTTCTGAAAGCAAGGAGCTTATTTCTTTATTAGCAGAAGTTTTAGAAAAACCTAAATTTAAAGGAAAGCATTTTAAGAGAACTGTTAAGGAATACCAACAATTATATCAACAGCGTTTTCACAATGATTCTGCTCTTTTAAATATGTATTTTTATAAAAATATATATGGAGAGCATCCTTATGCTTATAATTATAATTATAATTTAATTTTAGATTTTTTAAGTAGAGTTCAAGCTACAGACCTTGCTGATTTTTATAATCAGATTGTTAAACCAGAATCTACTATAATTGTAATTAATGGTGATTTTAATCTAAGAGAAGTTAAAAAACAGCTTAAAATTGAATTTGCTAATTGGGAAAAGCAAAATAAAAATCAGAAGTTAAATAAAGAGCTGGTTAATGTAAGGCCTGAGATTCATAATAAAATAATTTTAGTAAATAAAGAAGATTCCACTCAAGCTAAGCTGAAAATGGGTTATAATTTTTATACTACAAATTATGCAAAAAAAATACCTTTTATGCTGGGTAATAAAATATTTGGTGGTGGTTCTTTTAATAGTCGTTTAATGGAAAATTTACGTAGTGATAAAGGTTATGTTTATGGGATAAATGCTCAGACTAGATATCATGATTATGGAGGAGCTTATACTATTAATTTAAGTCTTAATCCAGCTAAAACTCTATTGGGAATGGAAGCAGTAAAAAATGAATTAGAAAAAATTAAAAAAGGCAAAGATCCCTTTACTCAAAAAGAACTTTTTGAAAACATAAATTTATACAATGCTACTTTTCCTAAAGCTTATAAAGAACAAATTGATATTTTAGACCAACTCGTTTATCAAAAAGAATTTTATAATAAAACTGATAATTATTTAAATAATTATATAGAGCAATATAATGGACTTCAAGTTAAAGAAGTAAAAAAAATATTTAGAGAAAATATTTATCCTGAAATATTATTTACAGTTATTGTGGGACCTAAAGCTGAGATTTTACCCCAATTTGAAGCTGCTGGTTTAGAAGTTGAAGTAATTGATAATTAG
- a CDS encoding HD-GYP domain-containing protein — protein MENIYIQALNQIISNQKTELRETPFKMIKFNSNIKIMLELIEKMTKAEQKISALIKLLGLYDYYTKIHAQNVAHLSKKIAINLNLTQIEIKNSYLAGLLHDIGKTMIPLKILNKKKALTEAEFLLIKKHSIWGYQILKEISDLKEIANYVLYHHEKWNGEGYPKGLKTKEIPLIAQIVALADAWDAMCSDRPYKKAMPQTKALVQIKANMGQQFSPQIVKIFLDNLKIANN, from the coding sequence ATGGAAAATATTTATATTCAAGCTTTAAATCAAATAATTAGCAATCAAAAAACTGAATTAAGAGAAACTCCTTTTAAAATGATTAAATTTAATTCAAATATTAAAATTATGCTTGAACTAATTGAAAAGATGACTAAAGCAGAGCAAAAGATTAGTGCTTTAATTAAATTACTTGGCTTATATGATTATTATACAAAAATACATGCTCAAAATGTTGCTCATTTAAGCAAAAAGATTGCAATAAATTTAAATTTAACTCAGATTGAAATAAAAAATTCTTATTTGGCTGGACTTTTGCATGATATTGGTAAAACAATGATTCCACTTAAAATATTAAATAAAAAGAAAGCTTTAACTGAAGCTGAATTTTTACTAATTAAAAAACATTCTATTTGGGGATATCAAATTTTAAAAGAAATTTCAGATTTAAAAGAAATTGCAAACTATGTGCTTTATCACCATGAAAAATGGAATGGAGAGGGTTATCCCAAAGGTTTAAAAACTAAAGAAATACCTTTAATTGCTCAAATTGTTGCTTTAGCAGATGCTTGGGATGCAATGTGTTCTGATAGACCTTATAAAAAAGCTATGCCTCAAACTAAGGCTTTAGTTCAAATTAAAGCAAATATGGGACAACAATTTTCGCCTCAAATAGTTAAAATATTTTTAGATAACCTAAAAATAGCAAATAATTAG
- a CDS encoding valine--tRNA ligase, with the protein MKNLEKTYNPAKSEDKWYNYWLENNYFAPREESETEKGTFSIVMPPPNITGQLHMGHALDNTLQDILTRWKRMQGYRSLWLPGTDHASIATEVKVVNKLREEGIAKEDITREEFLEKAWEWKEEYGTRITNQLKKMGSSCDWSRERFTLDQGCSDAVEEVFIKLYEEGLIYQGDYIVNWCPSCHTTLSDIEVEHQESEGKFYHYKYPYKDREGQITIATTRPETMLGDTAIAVHPSDERYQDLVGEKVIVPLVNREIEIIADEYVDSDFGTGMVKVTPAHDPNDFEIGRRNDLEIVTVIDEDAKMTEAAGEAYAGLDRYQARKKVIKDLEKEGLLVKIEDHQHNVGECYRCDTVIEPLISKQWFVKMQPLAEPAIAAVEESDINFVPDRFSKVYMNWMNNIRDWCISRQLWWGHRIPVYYCNDCDEVMVSKTEPETCSNCGSSNLRQDEDVLDTWFSSALWPFSTLGWPEETADLESFYPTDVLVTGRDIIFFWVARMIFMGLKFQDQKPFSDIYIHGLIRDAQGRKMSKSLGNGIDPLDIIDQFGTDALRFTLITGNTPGNDMRFREERLEASRNFANKIWNASRFVLMNLEDFELASVQKEDLKPTLADNWMQSRLNTVAGEIDKTLARYDFGEMASSLYDFIWNEFCDWYIELLKARLYQDQDPKAKLTAQYYALNTLESLLRLLHPVMPFITEEIWQKLPGTEGTIMRAKYPQQKENCLNSKAEEKMELIMNVIKAVRNIRNEMKVNPGRRIKALLTAPESKIEILKEGREYIENLARIKDLTIGGDELERPDKVSTSIVKEVEVILPLAGMIDLDKEIERMKKEIKEMEFEIKRAQGKLNNEGFVNNAPADLVEGEKQKLKEYQEKKEKLIERQKELAK; encoded by the coding sequence ATGAAGAATTTAGAAAAAACTTATAATCCAGCTAAAAGTGAAGATAAATGGTATAATTATTGGCTGGAAAATAATTATTTTGCACCAAGAGAAGAGAGTGAAACTGAAAAGGGGACTTTTAGTATTGTAATGCCTCCCCCAAATATTACTGGTCAGTTACATATGGGACATGCCTTAGATAATACTTTACAGGATATTTTAACCCGCTGGAAAAGAATGCAGGGTTATAGGTCTTTATGGTTGCCTGGTACTGATCATGCAAGTATTGCAACAGAAGTTAAGGTTGTGAATAAGTTAAGAGAAGAAGGAATAGCAAAAGAAGATATTACAAGAGAAGAATTTTTAGAAAAAGCCTGGGAATGGAAAGAAGAATATGGTACTAGAATTACTAATCAGTTAAAGAAAATGGGCTCTTCTTGTGACTGGTCAAGAGAAAGATTTACTTTAGATCAAGGCTGTTCAGATGCAGTTGAAGAAGTATTTATTAAATTATATGAAGAAGGTTTAATCTACCAGGGAGATTATATTGTTAACTGGTGTCCTAGCTGTCATACAACTTTAAGTGATATTGAAGTTGAACACCAAGAAAGTGAAGGCAAATTTTATCATTATAAATATCCTTATAAAGATCGAGAAGGTCAGATTACTATTGCTACTACTAGGCCAGAAACTATGCTCGGAGATACTGCAATTGCAGTTCATCCTTCTGATGAGCGCTATCAAGATTTAGTAGGAGAAAAAGTAATTGTTCCTTTAGTTAATCGTGAAATTGAAATTATAGCTGATGAATATGTTGATAGTGATTTTGGAACTGGAATGGTTAAGGTTACACCAGCTCATGATCCTAATGATTTTGAAATTGGCCGCCGTAATGACTTAGAAATTGTAACTGTAATTGATGAAGATGCTAAGATGACAGAAGCAGCAGGAGAGGCTTATGCTGGTTTAGACCGCTATCAAGCAAGAAAAAAGGTAATTAAAGATCTTGAAAAAGAAGGATTGCTTGTTAAAATTGAAGATCATCAGCATAATGTAGGTGAATGTTACCGCTGTGATACTGTAATTGAACCTTTAATTTCAAAACAGTGGTTTGTTAAGATGCAGCCTTTGGCAGAACCAGCGATTGCAGCTGTAGAAGAAAGTGATATTAATTTTGTACCTGACCGTTTTTCTAAAGTTTATATGAATTGGATGAATAATATTCGTGATTGGTGTATTTCCAGACAACTTTGGTGGGGCCATCGGATTCCAGTTTATTACTGTAATGACTGTGATGAGGTAATGGTAAGTAAAACAGAGCCTGAAACTTGTTCAAACTGCGGTAGCAGCAATTTGCGTCAGGATGAGGATGTTTTAGATACCTGGTTTTCATCTGCACTCTGGCCCTTTTCTACTTTAGGTTGGCCAGAAGAAACAGCTGATTTAGAGAGTTTTTATCCAACAGATGTCTTAGTAACTGGTCGTGATATAATTTTCTTCTGGGTAGCTCGGATGATTTTTATGGGGCTTAAATTCCAGGATCAAAAACCATTTTCTGATATCTATATCCACGGTTTAATCCGTGATGCTCAAGGTAGAAAGATGAGTAAATCTTTAGGTAATGGAATTGATCCTTTAGATATTATTGATCAATTCGGAACAGATGCTTTGCGTTTTACTTTAATTACAGGCAATACTCCAGGTAATGATATGCGCTTTAGAGAAGAAAGATTAGAGGCTAGCCGTAATTTTGCTAATAAAATTTGGAATGCTTCTCGTTTTGTACTGATGAATTTGGAAGATTTTGAGCTAGCTTCTGTTCAAAAAGAAGATTTAAAACCAACTCTAGCTGATAATTGGATGCAGAGTCGTTTAAATACTGTAGCTGGTGAAATTGATAAAACTTTAGCAAGATATGATTTTGGCGAAATGGCCAGTTCCTTATATGACTTTATTTGGAATGAATTTTGTGATTGGTATATAGAACTTTTAAAAGCTAGATTATATCAAGATCAAGACCCGAAAGCAAAACTAACTGCTCAGTATTATGCTTTAAATACACTTGAAAGTTTGCTCAGATTATTACACCCTGTAATGCCTTTTATTACAGAAGAGATTTGGCAGAAACTACCGGGAACTGAAGGAACTATTATGAGAGCTAAATATCCTCAGCAAAAAGAAAATTGCTTAAATAGTAAGGCTGAAGAAAAAATGGAATTAATTATGAATGTAATTAAAGCAGTAAGAAATATTAGAAATGAAATGAAAGTAAATCCTGGGCGCAGAATTAAAGCTCTCTTAACTGCTCCAGAGTCTAAAATTGAAATTTTAAAAGAAGGTAGAGAGTATATAGAAAATTTAGCTAGAATTAAAGATTTAACAATTGGAGGCGATGAACTGGAAAGACCTGATAAGGTTTCTACCTCTATTGTTAAAGAAGTAGAAGTTATTTTGCCCTTAGCTGGGATGATCGACCTTGATAAAGAGATTGAAAGAATGAAAAAAGAAATAAAAGAAATGGAATTTGAGATTAAAAGAGCTCAAGGAAAACTAAATAATGAGGGTTTTGTTAATAATGCTCCAGCAGATTTAGTTGAAGGAGAAAAGCAAAAGCTTAAAGAATATCAAGAAAAGAAAGAAAAATTAATTGAACGTCAAAAAGAATTAGCAAAATAA
- a CDS encoding permease, giving the protein MKTNLKDYWLFIIFSILIIIGFSLDLNIAYGVFDNFYSFFLTMIKFVPAVFILIGLFDVWVDKKLIEKHLGENSGFLAYFWVIVFASTTVGGLYVAFPVASALYKKGASPRIIFSYIGTAAICRIPMTLFEASYVGVSFTAIRWFVSIPLVIISSIFMEKIIPKKDLANISKLAN; this is encoded by the coding sequence ATGAAAACAAATTTAAAAGATTACTGGTTATTTATAATATTTAGCATTTTAATAATTATTGGATTTAGCTTGGATTTAAATATAGCCTATGGTGTTTTTGATAATTTTTATTCTTTCTTTTTGACAATGATAAAGTTTGTACCAGCTGTTTTTATTTTAATTGGTCTTTTTGATGTCTGGGTTGATAAAAAATTAATTGAAAAGCATTTAGGAGAAAACTCAGGTTTTTTAGCCTATTTTTGGGTTATAGTTTTTGCAAGTACAACAGTTGGTGGCTTATATGTTGCTTTTCCAGTTGCTTCTGCTTTATATAAAAAAGGAGCAAGTCCTAGAATTATATTTAGCTATATTGGAACTGCAGCTATTTGTAGAATCCCAATGACACTTTTTGAAGCAAGCTATGTAGGTGTCTCTTTTACAGCAATTAGATGGTTTGTTTCTATACCTTTAGTTATTATTAGTAGTATTTTTATGGAAAAAATAATTCCCAAAAAAGATTTAGCTAATATTTCTAAACTTGCTAACTAA
- a CDS encoding M16 family metallopeptidase, with protein sequence MKKIKNMILIKKENLLLTAIILLSFFLFLSPAIKAEKIELVKPDYQSFKLDNGLEFMVFPDHSLPLIRYSIYYNVGSIDEAKTNTGISHFLEHLMFLGTKNLPEANIDDLISSVGGQLNAATSYDYTYYYHEVPSSMLELVMALESDRMNNLKFDPKEINREREVIKQERRMRTENNIFAKGFEEIRAEIFKDTYLEHSVIGWMDDLNNISVSDLKNHYQRYYSPNNALVVVSGDVKMEQVKKFAKEYYSDYQPAAIKAKDLELKLDQNKNRHQVYLDTNMPYALQLYQIPAADNLEITAIEIFLDILANNQSSRLQQKLKREKGLILASGGFSYPLRSDSFALVYFIPRNENLVKKAQTAFDQQMQKILNQGITEAEFKLVKKQYQKSLIFSQKDINSAASTYALNKLRFDQSDLLAAKIDYINNLNKDELIRIAKKYFSKSKQKTGYILPQNKGGAQ encoded by the coding sequence TTGAAAAAAATAAAAAATATGATTTTAATTAAAAAAGAAAATTTATTATTAACAGCTATTATACTTTTAAGTTTCTTTCTATTTTTAAGCCCAGCAATTAAAGCTGAAAAAATAGAATTAGTTAAGCCAGATTATCAGAGTTTTAAATTAGATAATGGTTTAGAATTTATGGTTTTTCCAGATCATTCACTGCCTCTAATTAGATATTCAATTTATTACAATGTAGGTTCAATTGATGAAGCGAAAACTAATACAGGTATTTCTCATTTTTTAGAACATTTAATGTTTTTAGGAACTAAAAATTTGCCAGAAGCTAATATTGATGATTTAATTTCTTCAGTTGGAGGTCAGCTTAATGCTGCTACTTCTTATGATTATACCTATTATTACCATGAAGTGCCTTCTTCAATGTTGGAATTAGTTATGGCTTTAGAGTCAGATAGAATGAATAACCTTAAATTTGATCCTAAAGAAATCAATAGAGAAAGAGAAGTAATTAAACAAGAAAGAAGAATGAGGACTGAAAATAATATCTTTGCTAAAGGTTTTGAAGAAATTAGAGCAGAAATCTTTAAAGATACATATTTAGAACACAGTGTGATTGGTTGGATGGATGATTTAAATAATATTTCAGTTTCAGATCTTAAAAATCACTACCAACGTTACTATTCTCCTAATAATGCTCTTGTTGTTGTGAGTGGAGATGTTAAAATGGAACAAGTAAAAAAATTCGCTAAAGAGTATTATTCTGATTATCAGCCTGCAGCTATAAAAGCTAAAGATTTAGAATTAAAACTAGATCAAAATAAAAATAGGCATCAAGTTTATTTAGATACAAATATGCCTTATGCACTCCAACTTTATCAAATTCCAGCAGCAGATAATTTAGAAATTACTGCAATTGAAATTTTTCTAGATATTTTAGCAAATAATCAAAGCTCTCGTTTACAGCAAAAACTAAAAAGAGAAAAGGGATTAATTCTTGCTAGCGGTGGTTTTAGTTATCCACTAAGAAGTGATTCATTTGCCTTAGTTTATTTTATTCCTAGAAATGAAAACTTAGTTAAAAAAGCTCAAACTGCTTTTGACCAACAAATGCAAAAAATATTGAATCAAGGAATAACAGAAGCAGAATTTAAATTAGTCAAAAAACAATACCAAAAATCTTTAATCTTTTCTCAAAAAGACATTAACTCGGCTGCTTCTACTTATGCTTTAAATAAGCTTCGTTTTGATCAGTCAGATTTACTGGCAGCAAAAATTGATTATATAAACAATTTAAATAAAGATGAGCTTATTAGAATCGCTAAAAAATATTTTTCTAAATCAAAACAAAAAACTGGCTATATTCTTCCTCAAAATAAAGGTGGTGCTCAATAG
- a CDS encoding heavy metal translocating P-type ATPase has protein sequence MKSTLEKNNQKKERKFELEGLNCSNCALKIEKEVKNLEGMENVELNFATSTLKVAAEEKRLEKIKTELQQISDRIEPGVKVKEENENQAKAKTRSSLKEYLWQKKNIFIGALFFSLALSLEHLSLASELKDFALPAYIAAYLLIGYPVLKTAILNIGRGQIFDENFLMVIATMGAFAIKEYPEAVAVMLFYMVGELFQERAVNNSRRSIKDLMDIQAEYANLVKGEEIIIVEPQELKVGDEIAVKAGEKIPVDGEIINGESALETSALTGESKPKDVKKGDQVLSGMINLNKLITVKVTKEYKDSAVKKILDLVENASAQKAPTEKFISKFASYYTPVVVLIAALVAILPPLFFGASFSQWFYRSLIFLVVSCPCALVVSIPLGFFGGIGLASKHGILVKGGNYLEALNQLDAIVFDKTGTLTEGKFKLREVKIYSDHSREQILKIAAEVEQFSNHPIAKSIIEAAGDYKQHSTKSNYQEISGAGIKAVLAGSEILAGNERLMQKNNISYQKSNSAGTEIYLAKNGKFLASIIISDQLKEDSRAAISDLKKLGIKSLSMLTGDNKETAKKVASKLNLDDFYAELLPDQKVEKVEELLTKFKKLAFVGDGINDAPVLARSDLGIAMGGLGSDAAIEAADVVLMTDEPSKIVTALKIAAKTKKLVWQNIVLALSIKAVVMILSIFGLASMWAAVFADVGVALMAVFNVMRILRSENI, from the coding sequence ATGAAAAGTACTTTAGAAAAAAATAATCAAAAAAAAGAAAGGAAATTTGAACTTGAAGGTTTAAACTGTTCTAATTGTGCTTTAAAAATTGAAAAAGAAGTTAAAAATTTAGAAGGAATGGAAAATGTAGAGCTTAACTTTGCAACATCAACTCTTAAAGTTGCAGCAGAAGAAAAGAGATTAGAAAAAATAAAAACTGAATTACAGCAGATTTCAGACCGAATAGAACCAGGAGTTAAAGTTAAAGAAGAAAATGAAAATCAAGCTAAAGCTAAAACAAGATCATCACTTAAAGAATATCTATGGCAAAAGAAAAATATTTTTATAGGTGCTTTATTTTTTAGTTTAGCTTTGAGTTTAGAACATTTAAGTCTAGCTTCAGAATTAAAAGACTTTGCTTTGCCAGCCTATATAGCAGCTTACTTATTAATTGGTTATCCAGTGCTTAAAACTGCTATTTTAAATATTGGTCGAGGCCAGATTTTTGATGAAAACTTTTTAATGGTAATTGCTACTATGGGTGCTTTTGCCATCAAAGAATATCCAGAAGCAGTTGCAGTAATGCTTTTTTATATGGTAGGTGAGTTATTCCAAGAAAGAGCAGTTAATAATTCACGGCGTTCAATTAAAGATTTAATGGATATCCAAGCTGAATATGCAAATTTAGTTAAAGGAGAAGAAATTATTATTGTGGAGCCTCAAGAATTAAAAGTTGGGGATGAAATTGCAGTTAAAGCTGGTGAAAAAATACCTGTAGATGGGGAAATTATTAATGGGGAAAGTGCCTTAGAAACTTCTGCTTTGACTGGAGAATCAAAGCCAAAAGATGTAAAAAAAGGTGATCAAGTTTTAAGTGGGATGATTAATTTAAATAAATTAATCACTGTTAAAGTTACTAAAGAATATAAAGATTCAGCTGTAAAAAAAATATTAGACTTAGTTGAAAATGCTAGTGCCCAAAAAGCTCCTACTGAAAAATTCATTAGTAAATTTGCTTCATATTATACTCCAGTTGTAGTTTTAATAGCAGCTTTAGTGGCTATTTTACCACCCTTATTTTTTGGAGCCTCTTTTAGTCAATGGTTTTATAGATCTCTTATCTTTTTAGTAGTTTCCTGTCCTTGTGCTTTAGTAGTTTCTATTCCTCTTGGTTTTTTTGGTGGTATTGGTTTAGCATCTAAACATGGTATTTTAGTTAAAGGTGGAAATTATTTAGAAGCTTTAAACCAATTAGATGCTATTGTTTTTGATAAAACTGGAACTCTAACTGAAGGTAAATTTAAGTTGAGAGAAGTGAAAATTTATAGTGATCATAGTCGAGAACAAATCCTAAAAATTGCAGCAGAAGTAGAACAATTTTCTAATCATCCAATAGCAAAATCAATTATTGAAGCAGCTGGAGATTATAAACAGCATTCGACAAAAAGTAATTATCAAGAAATTTCTGGGGCAGGAATTAAGGCGGTTTTAGCAGGCTCAGAAATTTTAGCAGGAAATGAAAGACTTATGCAGAAAAATAATATTAGTTACCAAAAATCTAATTCTGCAGGAACTGAAATTTATTTAGCTAAAAATGGTAAGTTTTTAGCCTCTATTATAATTTCTGATCAATTAAAAGAAGATTCTAGAGCTGCAATTTCTGATTTAAAAAAATTAGGAATTAAGAGCTTATCAATGTTAACTGGAGATAATAAAGAAACTGCTAAAAAAGTAGCTTCAAAGTTAAATTTAGATGATTTTTATGCTGAATTACTGCCTGATCAAAAGGTAGAAAAAGTAGAAGAGTTATTGACTAAATTTAAAAAATTAGCCTTTGTTGGTGATGGAATTAATGATGCACCTGTACTTGCTCGTTCAGATTTAGGGATAGCAATGGGGGGCTTAGGTTCAGATGCTGCAATTGAAGCTGCAGATGTAGTTTTAATGACTGATGAACCTTCTAAAATAGTGACAGCTTTAAAAATAGCAGCTAAAACTAAAAAATTAGTTTGGCAAAATATTGTTTTGGCACTTTCTATTAAAGCAGTAGTTATGATTTTAAGTATTTTTGGTCTTGCTTCAATGTGGGCTGCTGTTTTTGCAGATGTAGGAGTTGCTTTAATGGCTGTTTTTAATGTAATGCGGATTTTAAGAAGCGAAAATATTTAA
- a CDS encoding peptidoglycan DD-metalloendopeptidase family protein — protein MRRRERLTGFFIIFILLVFSAYSNSMNIGGRSKSIDTNFLKIEENSENGVKLEQNMSPELNSKLKIKSEKELTERKNDKTELKPKEAVSVFPTDQPQEKKGNDKLKVFGERKTQTMMKQIKVHQVKKGETLWDIAHQHDLNIDTLIGANNISNMNSIKPGQEFKILPVKGIIYRVSPGESLSSISRKFNLEKEKVMEDNNIEDPTKLKIDQKLILRGAKPEFSYQDRLDQKFMYPIDSRITSYYGKRWGRMHEGLDFAAPMGSPIRAVSSGRVVYSGWATGYGYVVIIEHQKGLRTLYAHNSKLLVKTGESVAKGEVISRSGNTGNSTGPHLHLEVQVNGRPENPLNYINK, from the coding sequence TTGAGGAGAAGAGAGCGCTTAACTGGTTTTTTTATTATTTTTATTTTACTTGTTTTTTCTGCTTATAGTAATTCTATGAATATTGGTGGCAGATCTAAAAGTATTGACACTAATTTTTTGAAAATTGAAGAAAATAGTGAAAATGGAGTTAAGTTAGAACAAAATATGTCTCCAGAGTTAAATTCAAAGCTCAAAATTAAATCTGAAAAAGAATTAACTGAGAGAAAAAACGATAAAACTGAATTAAAGCCAAAAGAAGCTGTTTCAGTTTTCCCTACTGATCAACCACAAGAAAAAAAGGGTAATGACAAGCTAAAAGTTTTTGGAGAAAGAAAAACTCAAACTATGATGAAACAAATAAAAGTTCATCAAGTTAAAAAAGGGGAAACACTTTGGGATATTGCCCATCAACATGATCTAAATATTGATACTTTAATTGGTGCTAATAATATTAGTAATATGAATAGTATTAAACCAGGTCAAGAATTTAAAATTTTGCCTGTTAAAGGTATTATCTATCGAGTTTCTCCAGGTGAAAGTTTAAGTAGTATTAGTCGTAAATTTAATTTAGAAAAAGAAAAAGTAATGGAAGATAATAATATTGAAGATCCTACAAAATTAAAAATAGATCAAAAATTAATTTTAAGAGGTGCTAAACCAGAATTTAGCTATCAAGATCGACTTGATCAGAAATTTATGTATCCAATTGATAGTCGGATTACTTCTTATTATGGTAAACGCTGGGGCAGAATGCATGAAGGTCTAGATTTTGCAGCTCCTATGGGGAGTCCAATTAGAGCAGTTAGTTCTGGAAGAGTTGTTTATAGTGGTTGGGCCACTGGTTATGGTTATGTAGTTATTATTGAACATCAAAAAGGTTTAAGAACACTTTATGCTCATAATTCAAAACTTTTGGTTAAAACTGGAGAATCAGTTGCTAAAGGAGAAGTTATTTCACGTTCAGGGAATACAGGTAATTCTACTGGACCTCATTTACATTTAGAAGTCCAGGTTAATGGACGTCCTGAAAATCCTTTAAATTATATAAATAAGTAA
- a CDS encoding ArsR/SmtB family transcription factor, with product MIAELKKNSICDICEVFNPDNQVVKMMKEKTLSDQVVYDLAELFKTMGDPTRIKILYALKERELCVCDLSELLDMSSSAISHQLRVLRNNKLVKYRKEGRSVYYSLDDDHIMCLFGQGLEHVLEDR from the coding sequence ATGATAGCAGAGCTTAAAAAGAATTCAATTTGTGATATTTGTGAGGTTTTTAATCCAGATAATCAAGTTGTAAAAATGATGAAAGAAAAGACTTTAAGTGATCAAGTAGTTTATGATTTAGCAGAATTATTTAAAACAATGGGTGATCCAACAAGAATTAAAATTCTTTATGCTTTAAAAGAAAGAGAACTTTGTGTTTGTGATCTTTCAGAGCTTTTAGATATGAGTTCTTCCGCTATTTCACATCAACTTAGAGTTTTAAGAAATAACAAATTAGTAAAATATAGAAAAGAAGGGAGGTCAGTTTATTATTCTTTAGATGATGACCATATAATGTGTCTTTTTGGTCAAGGATTAGAACATGTACTTGAAGATCGTTAA
- a CDS encoding glutaredoxin family protein: protein MSDLSLYYFPSCPYCRRVLDFIEENELENIELKNIRKDKAAKDKLIEVGGKSQVPCLLIDDEPLYESNDIINWLQNNLLEN, encoded by the coding sequence ATGTCTGATTTAAGTTTATATTATTTTCCAAGCTGTCCTTATTGCAGAAGAGTCTTAGATTTTATTGAAGAAAATGAATTAGAAAATATTGAATTAAAAAATATTAGAAAAGATAAAGCTGCAAAAGACAAATTAATTGAAGTTGGCGGTAAAAGCCAGGTTCCTTGTCTTTTAATTGATGATGAGCCTTTATATGAATCAAATGATATTATTAATTGGCTTCAAAACAATTTACTTGAAAATTAG